A single region of the Populus nigra chromosome 2, ddPopNigr1.1, whole genome shotgun sequence genome encodes:
- the LOC133683021 gene encoding pentatricopeptide repeat-containing protein At1g02060, chloroplastic-like, with protein MTPIANSRTRALFGRQFFFNVNSQDQAQLLLSLRHYSSSNGEQLDADNVKEPRKSSNKSKTAKSMARLINSKPWSTELESSLFSLSPSISKTTFFQVLRFIASPPKAFEFFNWASRNGFAHDSRSYFMMLDILGRNGNLNIARNFLFSIERRSNGSVKIEDRFCNTLLRSYGNAGLFNEAIKLFSLMKSSGVSPSVITFNSLLLILLKRGRTNMAHSVFDEMCGTYGVTPDTYTFNILIRGFCKNSMVDEGFRFFKEMSRFNCEPDVVTYNTLVDGLCRAGKVRIAHNVVKGMVKKMKDLSPDVVTYTTLVRGYCMKQEIDEALVVFEEMVSRGLKPNDITYNTLIKGLCEVQKFDKIKEILGGAGGGRGFVPDTCTYNTLMNAQCDAGNFDEALKMFKKMKELKVQPDSATYSVLIRNLCQRGDFERAEQLFDKLSDEDILLRDDGCTPLVAAYNPIFDFLCKNGKTHKAERVFRQLMKKGTQDPPSYKTLIIGHCKEGTFEAGYKLLLFMLRRDYVPDFETYVLLINGFLQKGEPILAYKTLERMLKSSYLPKTSVFHSILSELLKNDFARESASFVVLMIDRKIRQNINLSTHTMRLLFGSGLRIKAFQIVELLYDNGYMVDMEELIGFICQKGKLLDAQKMLSFCLEKGHNVDINVCNVVIEGLCKMKRPLEAFGLYYMLVEKSNHQQLSCLEGLRTALEAGGRSEEAKFVSKRMPDERQLADIRAVLMERGHDSSEFLALAYVKFFVSTQALPPYFSRILYGERRFFMLLILDTNLSPISSLALVYISLLCDASSIKLSLYQTIFFLNLLKMPETIGNGASKHHATLTRRAPTPGKATILATGKAFPSTLVPQECLVEGYMRDTKCDDASIKEKLERLCKTTTVKTRYTVMSKEILEKYPELATEGSPTIKQRLEIANPAVVEMALKASIACINEWGGSVKDITHVVYVSSSEIRLPGGDLYLASQLGLRNDVGRVMLYFLGCYGGVTGLRVAKDIAENNPGSRILLTTSETTILGFRPPNKARPYDLVGAALFGDGAAAVIIGADPVIGKESPFMELSYAVQQFLPGTQNVIDGRLSEEGINFKLGRDLPQKIEDNIEEFCRKLMSKAGLTEFNDLFWAVHPGGPAILNRLESNLKLNTEKLECSRRALINYGNVSSNTIVYVLEYMKEELKREGGEEWGLALAFGPGITFEGILLRSL; from the exons ATGACCCCCATTGCCAATTCTCGGACGCGGGCACTCTTTGGAAGACAATTTTTCTTCAACGTCAACTCTCAAGACCAAGCACAACTCCTCTTATCTCTCAG GCACTACTCATCTTCCAATGGAGAACAACTGGACGCTGATAATGTTAAGGAGCCAAGAAAATCCTCAAACAAATCCAAGACAGCTAAATCAATGGCAAGACTCATTAACTCAAAACCCTGGTCAACTGAACTTgaatcttctcttttttctctttctccttcaatTTCTAAAACCACTTTCTTTCAAGTTCTTCGCTTTATTGCTTCCCCACCAAaagcttttgaatttttcaactGGGCTTCAAGAAACGGGTTCGCTCATGATAGCCGATCGTATTTTATGATGCTAGACATCTTGGGTCGTAATGGAAATCTCAATATTGCtcgtaattttttgttttctattgagAGAAGGTCCAATGGGAGTGTTAAGATTGAAGATAGGTTTTGTAACACTTTGTTGAGGAGTTATGGTAATGCTGGGTTGTTTAATGAAGCTATAAAGCTGTTTAGTTTAATGAAGTCAAGTGGGGTGTCACCATCTGTCATTACATTTAATAGTCTTTTGTTAATCTTGCTTAAAAGAGGAAGGACTAACATGGCACATAgtgtgtttgatgaaatgtgTGGGACTTATGGGGTTACGCCGGATACATATACTTTTAATATCTTGATTAGAGGCTTTTGTAAGAATTCGATGGTTGATGAAGGGTTTAGGTTTTTCAAGGAAATGTCAAGGTTTAATTGTGAGCCTGATGTGGTTACTTACAATACACTTGTTGATGGGTTGTGTAGGGCGGGGAAGGTCAGGATTGCACATAATGTGGTTAAAGGGATGGTTaagaaaatgaaggatttgAGTCCTGATGTTGTTACTTATACTACTTTGGTTAGAGGGTATTGTATGAAACAAGAGATTGATGAGGCTCTGGTTGTTTTTGAAGAGATGGTTAGTAGAGGGTTAAAACCGAATGATATTACCTACAACACCCTTATAAAGGGTCTTTGCGAAGTGCAGAAGTTTGATAAGATCAAAGAGATTTTGGGGGGAGCTGGAGGGGGTAGAGGTTTTGTTCCAGATACTTGTACATACAACACTTTGATGAATGCACAGTGTGATGCAGGGAATTTCGATGAGGCTTTGAAGATGTTTAAGAAGATGAAGGAGTTGAAAGTCCAACCAGATTCAGCTACATATAGTGTTTTAATCAGGAATTTGTGTCAAAGGGGGGATTTTGAGAGAGCAGAGCAATTGTTCGACAAGCTATCTGATGAGGATATTTTGTTACGTGATGATGGCTGTACTCCTCTTGTTGCGGCTTACAATccaatttttgattttttatgtaaaaatggAAAGACTCACAAGGCTGAGAGAGTGTTCAGGCAGCTAATGAAAAAGGGAACACAAGATCCTCCTTCATACAAGACCTTGATCATTGGGCACTGTAAGGAAGGTACTTTTGAGGCTGGGTATAAGCTCCTGCTCTTTATGTTGAGAAGAGATTATGTGCCTGATTTTGAAACCTATGTGCTGCTGATTAACGGTTTCTTGCAGAAAGGTGAACCGATTCTGGCCTACAAGACTCTGGAGAGGATGCTAAAAAGTTCCTATCTACCTAAAACTTCTGTTTTCCATTCTATACTTTCAGAACttctgaaaaatgattttgCCCGTGAATCAGCTAGCTTTGTTGTACTGATGATAGACAGAAAAATTAGACAAAATATCAATCTCTCAACACATACCATGAGGTTGCTCTTTGGTAGTGGACTGCGAATTAAAGCATTCCAGATTGTTGAATTACTTTATGATAATGGATATATGGTTGACATGGAAGAATTGATTGGTTTCATTTGCCAGAAGGGGAAGTTACTAGACGCACAAAAGATGTTGTCATTTTGTTTGGAGAAGGGTCACAATGTGGATATTAACGTGTGCAATGTAGTTATTGAAGGTCTGTGTAAAATGAAAAGACCTTTAGAAGCATTTGGGTTGTACTACATGCTAGTGGAGAAAAGTAATCATCAGCAGTTGAGCTGCCTAGAAGGTTTGAGAACTGCCTTGGAGGCTGGGGGAAGATCAGAGGAAGCAAAATTTGTATCTAAGAGGATGCCCGATGAGAGGCAGCTGGCAGATATC AGGGCTGTCTTGATGGAGCGTGGACATGATTCTTCTGAGTTCCTGGCTTTGGCTTATGTAAAATT TTTTGTTAGCACACAAGCTTTGCCACCATATTTTTCTCGAATTCTATATGGAGAAAGAAG atttttcatgcttCTCATCCTTGACACCAACCTTTCTCCAATATCAAGTTTAGCTCTCGTTTATATTTCCCTGCTTTGTGATGCTTCAtccattaaattatctttgtacCAAACTATCTTCTTCCTAAACCTGTTGAAGATGCCTGAAACGATTGGCAACGGGGCTTCAAAGCACCATGCCACACTCACTAGGCGCGCACCCACTCCAGGCAAGGCAACAATACTTGCAACAGGCAAGGCCTTCCCCAGCACACTTGTTCCTCAGGAATGCTTGGTGGAGGGTTACATGCGTGACACCAAATGCGATGATGCTTCCATTAAGGAGAAACTGGAGCGACTTT GTAAAACCACTACTGTGAAGACACGATACACAGTCATGTCCAAGGAGATACTAGAAAAATACCCGGAACTTGCAACAGAGGGCTCTCCGACGATCAAGCAAAGACTCGAAATAGCAAACCCGGCAGTTGTTGAGATGGCACTGAAAGCAAGCATTGCTTGCATCAATGAATGGGGTGGGTCGGTAAAAGATATCACCCACGTTGTCTATGTTTCTTCCAGTGAGATACGCTTACCGGGTGGTGATCTCTACCTTGCCAGTCAGCTTGGACTAAGGAATGACGTTGGCCGAGTAATGCTTTACTTCCTGGGCTGTTATGGAGGCGTCACTGGACTTAGAGTTGCCAAGGACATAGCTGAAAACAACCCAGGAAGCCGTATCTTATTAACTACTTCTGAGACAACGATTCTTGGTTTTCGCCCTCCAAACAAGGCACGCCCTTACGACCTTGTGGGGGCCGCACTCTTTGGTGATGGAGCTGCAGCTGTGATTATCGGAGCTGACCCTGTAATAGGTAAAGAGTCTCCTTTCATGGAGCTGAGCTATGCTGTTCAACAATTCTTGCCAGGTACACAGAATGTGATCGATGGACGCCTTTCTGAAGAGGGCATAAACTTCAAGCTTGGGAGGGATCTTCCTCAGAAAATTGAAGacaacattgaggagttttgcagGAAGCTTATGTCAAAGGCTGGTCTAACTGAGTTCAATGATTTGTTCTGGGCAGTCCATCCTGGTGGCCCAGCAATACTTAACAGGCTAGAGAGCAATCTCAAATTAAACACAGAGAAGCTGGAATGCAGCAGGAGGGCCCTAATCAACTACGGGAATGTCAGCAGTAATACCATAGTCTATGTTTTGGAATATATGAAGGAAGAGTTGAAGAGAGAAGGAGGGGAAGAATGGGGACTTGCCTTAGCTTTTGGACCAGGCATTACTTTTGAAGGCATCCTTCTTCGTAGCCTATAA
- the LOC133682578 gene encoding uncharacterized protein LOC133682578, producing the protein MEEEPGNPRRSSEESTTPFLSLNDGLIPQLFTSVPSLNEAASYLAQSTSLFTGCFSDYSVEYPSSGDSVTHEQELTTFSSTQDGASLDSDHPSSSGSHSATDTPPIYAGVTTNSSEGPSQNTSALVQSNNSGQSGLSMFQGLIERARRTVRGSADDIGWLQCASGMPSVEDGTGRFMEILDNIRHGLHKLPNSIVYLLVPGLFSNHGPLYFVSTKTSFSKMGLACHIAKIHSEASVEKNAREIKEYIEEIYWGSQKRVMLLGHSKGGVDAAAALSLYWSDLKDKVVGLALAQSPYGGSPIASDILREGQLGDYVNIRRLMEIIICKVIKGDMQALEDLTYERRKEFLTKHQLPSELPVVSFHTEAGITPTVLATLSHVAHAELPLMAPLSAGELPKLPVVIPLGAAMAACAQLLQIRYGEKSDGLVTCRDAEVPGSTVVRPKCKLDHAWMVYSSLNGDPSDWDASQVCEALLTLLVEVGQRKRHEFAMKDE; encoded by the exons ATGGAGGAGGAACCAGGAAACCCTAGAAGAAGTAGTGAAGAATCAACCACGCCTTTCTTg tCACTGAATGATGGGCTAATTCCGCAGTTATTCACATCAGTGCCATCCTTAAATGAAGCTGCCTCTTATCTAGCTCAATCTACTTCGTTGTTTACCGGCTGCTTCTCTGATTATTCTG TGGAATATCCTTCTTCTGGGGATTCTGTCACACATGAACAGGAGTTGACAACGTTTTCTTCCACACAAGATGGGGCCTCTCTGGATAGTGATCACCCGTCTTCAAGCGGAAGTCATTCTGCCACTGATACCCCTCCTATCTATGCTGGAGTAACAACAAACTCGTCTGAAGGACCATCTCAAAATACTAGTGCACTTGTACAATCAAATAACAGTGGTCAAAGCGGACTTTCAATGTTTCAAGG GCTTATTGAGCGTGCACGGAGGACTGTTCGTGGATCCGCTGACGATATAGGGTGGCTGCAATGTGCTTCAGGTATGCCTTCAGTTGAAGATGGAACTGGAAGGTTTATGGAAATTCTTGATAACATAAG GCATGGTCTACACAAGTTGCCAAATTCGATAGTTTATCTGTTGGTGCCAG GTCTTTTCAGTAATCATGGAccgctttattttgtttctacAAAAACGAGTTTCTCAAAGATGGGTCTGGCATGTCACATTGCCAAGATTCATAGTGAG GCTTCAGTTGAGAAAAATGCCAGAGAGATAAAAGAATACATCGAGGAAATTTACTGGGGTTCACAGAAACGCGTCATGCTTCTTGGACATAGCAAAGGGGGAGTAGATGCAGCGGCTGCTTTGTCATTGTATTGGTCAGATTTGAAAGACAAGGTTGTCGGATTAGCATTAGCGCAGAGTCCATATGGTGGTAGTCCGATAGCTTCGGATATTTTACGTGAAGGACAGCTTGGAGATTATGTAAATATACGGAGACTTATGGAGATTATAATCTGTAAAGTGATTAAG GGTGACATGCAAGCTTTAGAAGACTTGACTTATGAGAGGAGGAAGGAATTCTTGACGAAACACCAATTGCCAAGCGAGCTTCCTGTTGTATCTTTTCATACTGAAGCAGGCATTACACCTACTGTTCTAGCCACACTGTCTCATGTTGCTCATGCAGAGTTGCCCTTGATGGCACCTCTATCTGCTGGTGAATTACCAAAACTCCCAGTGGTAATTCCCCTTGGTGCTGCAATGGCCGCGTGTGCCCAACTACTACAAATCAGGTATGGAGAGAAGAGTGACGGGCTTGTCACATGCCGGGATGCAGAAGTCCCTGGATCCACAGTAGTGCGACCCAAATGTAAACTGGATCATGCTTGGATGGTCTATTCATCTCTGAACGGCGACCCTTCTGACTGGGATGCTTCTCAAGTGTGTGAAGCTCTGTTAACATTGCTTGTGGAAGTCGGTCAAAGGAAGAGACATGAATTTGCAATGAAAGATGAATGA